The Methanolobus sp. WCC4 genome includes the window TGTAGACCTCATCCGGGTCGATCTCACACAAGAGCATGAAATTGCCAAGGACCATGAGCCTCTCTATATGATGACAATAACCATTCCTGACAACTTTTCCAATAACATTGTCAACAGGCCCTATACCCACATTCCCGGAATACCATTTGTCATTCATTTTCCTGTGGTGACCAAAGAAATTGCCGCGCAGATCCCCGGTATGATACATCCCCATCATGAACTCACGCCAGCCGATGACCTGTCTTATGAAACCCTCAATGCTTGAAAGCGGAATAGAATCCTTATTCTTCTGGTAATGTCCAAGGGACCTGTCAATCACCTCATCCGGAATCAGCAGACCAATATTTAAAAGCGGGGATAGCACCGAATGAAAAAGGAAGCTATCGTCCTTCTTTATAGCATCCTCATATGGACCAAAATACCTCAAGCGGTTCTCAATGAAGTCATCCAACCATAGTAAAGCATCTCTTCTTGTAGTGGGCAGATAGAAATTTGAAGAAACACCCGGATGAGATGGAAACTTATCATCTACAAGCCGGATAACTTCCTCTGTGTGAATAGTACGGTCAGTTGAAAGAATATCGGGAATCGGGACAGATGCAGGTAATGCTCGCCTGTTCTCTGCATCAAGATTCCATTTTCCCCCTGTTGGTTTACCATCCTCATCGATGAGATAGCCTGATCTTTTTCTCTGGAAAATATAGAAATTGTTCATCAGGACCCTGTCCTTTTCACCACGGAATTCACTGAAATCATCTATTGTGGTAACAAAGCCCGGAGATGGAACGAACTCCAGAGCATATCCATTCTCCTGGCAGAGAATAGAAACAGTGCTTTCAAATCCTTTTGAACCCGGATCATAAGTAACCAGATCACGGATCCCATGTTCTTCCATAACACTGCGGATCTTCTCTTTATAGGAACGCTCATCGTTATCGCCTATCTCAAAATACACAAAATCGAACTGTTCTTTAAGCCAGTCCCTGTATGACCTCATAGCAGAGAGTATCATAACCAGCTTATGCTTATGATAAAAGAAGCTGGTACATAACTTCCTGTCCTCGGCCATGAAAAAAAGAGTCACATCGTCCGGTTTCAGGACATCTACTTTAGAAAAAAGACAATTGCCAGGGATCACTGCAAGTCGGGAATACTTACCGGACTTCTCACCTTTAACATATGCAACCATATGCAACCATGCCCCCACAATAACATTGAAATTGTAAAATGGGAAGGATCACTTTTTCAGTACAAGTTTTCCCCTTTCACCTACAAGTCTTACCTGAGGGACCTTTTCCAGAACCATCTCAGCTAATTCCTTCATCTCCCTCCATGAAGGCGTGGGTCCTTCATGCCCCATGAACGGCAGGTCAAAATCAGGATTGCTCATGAACTGATAGAGCATCACCTCTGAAGCACCTTCAAGGTCCGGAATTATCTTCGGCATGGTATCAGCATTCACATACTCAGGTATCACCCGTATCCAGATCCTCAGCCACTTCTTCTTAGCGATTATCATTGATTCCGTGAGGAGCTTCACATATTTCTCAGTACGCTCTTCTGACATCCCTGTAAGTTCCATTATGCCTTTAATGTCATCTGATGGGGCCTTGATCTCAAGCACGAACCCATGTACGAAAGGACTCGCACTCTCAAGTACTTCTGGTTTCATTCCGTTGGACTTCAATATGACACGCTTGCCCTGGTTGTGAAGTCCTTCAATAAGCGGAAGAAGGTCCTTTTGCAAAGTAGGTTCTGCACCCCCAAGATAGACATCATCCGTGGTGGACTTACCGGCATATTCCAGTACATCCTCAATTGTCCACTCCTTCCGGGGCTGATGTATATGGACACAATAAGGACATTTCATATTACATCCTGCAAACTCGATCCTTATCTGTCCCTGTTCGTCTGACAGTCCTATCAATCTCATTCATACCCTCCAGATATCATTTTATCTCACACACCTTAACTACCTGCAAATATCGATAGATCCCGATAACTATCAATAAGTGACAACAAATGTCAACAAATATCAATTAACACCAATCAATATCAATGAATATCTATCAACACCTGCAAATTTGTAACTGACAGTATTAATAATTAAACCCTGCAAATGCAGCGATCATTTTTTATGTGTATCACACTATCAAAGCAGAAAAGACGGTGATCACATTGGCAAAGAAACTAACACTTGCGGATCTTGAAAGATCAAAGGATAAAAAAGCAACAAAACCTCTTGAAAAAGATCTTGAAAACCTCTATGACCTTATAATCCCACCAGGAACCCCATCTTACATCATCTACGATCTTGTTGAAGAGTTCGACCTTGAGCCGGTTGAAAGAAAGATAAATGTCCATGTGGTGGATATTGACGAGAGAGAAGTAATAGCCCTTAGAGGAGTTCTCTCCGAAGTTCAGGCTGCTGAGAAGTTCCTTCACGAAGAACTGACTGAATGGGCAAACAGCGATTAAGCACTATATCGAATTTCAGATTAAAAAGAAAGTAGAGTAAGTACAGGCAACAAGCCTGTCCTTTCATATTCCTGTTATATTATCATTCTTCAGGTCGAAAACAACGGCTTTACCGCTCTCATCATAGATATCAACGGTCTGACTATCATTGATGACACCTATCACTGCCGCCTTCAGACCTGCACCCTCGAATATCCCGATGCACTCATCGGCATTCTCTTCTTTTGCAGTTACAACATAGCCTGTTGCAGGATAGATCTTCAACCATTGTGCAAGCTCAAGTCCATCTGGCATTGGTATCTTTTGAAGGTCAACTGAGGCACCGACCCTGCTAACCTCACAGAGCATACCGAGGGTTCCAACGGTACCTGGATTACTGATATCCTTTCCTGCTGTAACCAGTTTCTTTTCCCCTATATCCTGCATGACCATGAAACGCTCACGCACAACATCTGCCTCCTTGAATGAAGTGGTATCCCAGCTATAGGGTGAGTTCTTACCGACCCTTCCATCCATATCATAGGCAACTATGACAACATCACCGGGTTCTGCACTGTCACTTCTGATGACACAGTCCTTCTTGGCGATACCAATGATAGAAACTGCAAGAGAATTGTATGGAGTGTCAGGGTGCATGTGACCTCCGACCATGGGCACGCCGAACTTCTTTATCCCATCCCTGATACCACGCATGATCTCCTCGGTGGACTCAAGGTCACTGGAAGCCATGACGTTAACCATCGCAAGTGGACGACCGCCCATTGCAGAAATGTCATTAACGTTCACCACAACCGACGTATAACCGGTCCACCAGGGACTCTTGTTGACGATCCGTCCCCATATGGCATCTGCTGCAAAGAGGATCACATCATCAGTACCAATATCAATAACTGCAGCATCATCCCCGAAATCATCGATAACCTCACCATATTCCGAGCGAACGGTCTCGAATATACTCACGATATCTGCGATTGGCTTTTTTCGTGTTACACCTTCAAAGTTCCTAAGGTCTGCTGCAAGCTCTTCGATATTCAAAAAAACACCTGCACAATAGTAACGGTAATAGGATAAATAATAGATAGTTAGTAGATAGTTGGCAAGTCGCTGGTAGATAGTTGCCAGATAGTTCTGGATATAGTTAGAATAAAAGATCATCAGTGAAAAGGCTTAAGCCTTCTCACCTGAACACTTCTTTTTCATGTCAAGCTTAATTACATTCCTGCGCTCTTCGCTCATCTGTGACATGTCCTGCCCGATTAGTCCGTATGCATCGGACCTGCACTGGCGACAGTGCCTCATCTGCTGGACATATGGTGCACACCTGTCCTGAACAGCCTTACACTCTTCCGGTGTTGGCGCTGTCTTGTCAGCAAACTTTGCCTGACAGATAAGTGGCATCACATTCATGATATAGACACCTAGCTCATTTATCTTCTTGGCAACCTCGATGATATGCTCATCGTTGATGCCTGGAACGAGCACAGTGTTGACCTTTACCACAAGACCTGCTTCCACAGCCATCCTGATACCTTCGAGCTGGTTCTTCACCATTAACTCAGCAGCCTCAAGACCTCTGTAGACCTTTCCCTTGTAGAGGACATGGCCTATGAGTTGTGCCTCAATGGCTGGATCAATGGCATTCATGGTCACTGTCAGAGTTGTAACACCTACCCTGAGAAGATCATCCATCCTTTCAGGCAGTGCCAGTCCGTTAGTGCTCAGACAGAGGGTCACATCAGGGAACTCGTTCTTGATAAGCTCAAGTGTCTTAAATGTCTCGTCGTTAGCAAGCGGGTCACCAGGTCCTGCAACACCAACCACCTTGATGAAAGGATAGGCATCCAGTACCTGCTTTGTCTTCTCAAGAGCTGCCTCAGGGCTCAGTACCTCACTGGTAACACCGGGTCTGCTCTCATTAACGCAGTCAAACTTTCGATCGCAATAATTACACTGAATATTGCATTTCGGAGCTACTGCGAGGTGGATCCTGCCGAACTTGTGCTGGGCCTCTTTGGAATAACAGGGGTGTTGTGCTATCACTCTCTTGACATCCTCATCCCTGGATACTTCTATTTCGCAAACGTCTTTCTCATTTTCCATTTTCTAGCTCCTATGGTTCTGAGCAGCTCCAATAAACACGGCTCAATTTAAGGGAAACTACTAGATATACTTTTGTATGGACCCTTTTAGAGGGTACTCATCTCGCACCACTTACCTTCGCCTTCCCACATCTTAACAGACATAGGGAAATCAAGCCGTGAAGACAGCTTTGCATGCACATGTTCACACAGGTTCTCGACACTCGGGAACTCAAGTATGTCGTTGAGAAGCACATGGTCGTACTCCTTAAGGACCTCTTTTATGACCTTTTTGATCTCATAGAAGTCCATGACCATACCGGTTTCCTTCTTCTCACCCTCAATGACAACTTCTGTCCTGTAGGTGTGTCCGTGTACTATTCCGCAAGTCTCATGCCCGGGAAGATAATGGGCACTATCAATATGATCGATAACTCCAAGTCTCATTTTCATTATAAGCACCCCCACATTTTGTGGGTCTGTGGTATTATTCTCGTATTAACGTCATTTAGTAAGGATCCCTGCAGCTCCAGCAGATATCCTGGCTCAGGCTGCATTTCCTTCTGTGTCACAGGCTGCAGGATAAGGCTGGATATATAGCCCGATATTGCACCTACAACACCTTCAATATCATCGGCAGGTGTTTCCTTTGTTACAACTATCTTACAGAAACAATCCCTGTCCTTTGTGGTCTTAAGCGCCCTGAAGCACTCGATGGTTCTTTCAAGATGCAGATCAGGGTCATCAAGCAGGGAATGAGGAAGCAGTTTAACATCACCTGAAACATATGACACCTTGTCCTTCACTTTCTTAGCCATGTGAGGCAGGGTCATATTGGATTCAAGATATAGCGGTGCATCCGTTTCCAGAGCAGATATGAAATCGGCACACAACAGAGGCTCACCACCGGTAAGGGATACTGAATGCAATGCCTTGTAGGAATTAACCATCTCGCTCACCTTTTCCGGAGACAGCGGATTTGCTACATCCTGAAATGTATTGGAACCCGGAACATTCTCGAACCTGCAGACCTCTGTGGCCTCAACAGGAGTGTCGCAGTAATTACAATTCAGGTTGCATCCGGTAAAACGGACAAATGCCTGCCTGTATCCTACATATGGACCTTCACCCTGCACCGAGCAGAATATCTCACTGAGCGACGCCTGCATCATATCACATCCAGCGGTCTGGATTTGCGAAGGTCCTTTTCGATATCTATAAAATCGTTATAGTAACGTTTAGCGATCCTTTCCATCAGGTCCTGTACATCATCGCTACCAAGGCCAAGGTCCTCAAGACTACCATAATAGTTATGCACAACATTGATACCAAAATGGATCTTCTGTGAAACAGCTGATGTACTGGCAATTGATACCGTGAGCTTTTTACCGTCCACGAAAAGGTCATCACCCTCTCGCACGATATCAGTACGATATTCAGCAAGTACTTCTTTGACTATTGCCGTGAAAAGGCGCTGCCTCGCATACACCAGTTTCAGGTCAGTAGAGTCGAAGTGCTCTATGATGAAATGGATCATATCAGTGGAGAATATCATATCTCCCTGTTTCTTATCCTCAAGATCGATCATATGTTCGATCTTAACATCACAACCACCCCTGAAGGCAATTATGGAATCCGACTGGACATCTGCAAGATTATAGGCCCATAGCGATGAGATCTGGCTGCCATCATAATCTGTTCTTTTATCAAGGACTATGCATTCCATTTAATTACACCAATGAATCAGTTGAATAAGGTTCTCATTCCCCAAGTCTTTCAAGAATAGGGTCCTTAAAACCTGCTGCTTCAAATGCCCTTCTTCTTCTGGTACAGCTCTCGCACTCGCCACATGGTACATCTGCACCATGATAACAGCTCCAGCTATATTCCAGAGGAGCCTTTAGTTCCATGGCCTTTGCAACAATCTCCTTCTTATCCATTCCGATGAGTGGTGCATACACCTTGACACCATTCTGTGTCGAATAGGAAAGGGAATCATCGATCGCAGTGATGAACTCTGCAGAATTATCAGGGAAGGTCACAGCTTCTTCTTTGTTGAATCCAACGATCACACATTCACAATCCATGCTCTCGGCAAAAGCTGCTGCAATGTTTATCAGGATACCGTTCCTGTTAGGCACCCAGACAGCTTTGGCAGACTCGATGGTAATGGAGGGATCTGCATCATCAGCTATCTCCTCCATGCTTAGAGCAGGAACCTCTGTGTCGGTATTTACAAGGGATGTGTTGGTTATCTCCTTCATCCATGTTATGTCAAGAACACGATATTCTATTCCAAGTTGTTCGGATACCTTTATCGCATTCTGTATCTCACGATCGACCGAACGCTGACCATAATTGAATATAAGGGCCATTTTGACTTCCATCTGCTGCTGCACCATGGTGACCGCAGTAACAGAATCAAGGCCGCTACTTAACAAAGCAATTGCACTGATAGATAATCCTCCAGATAGCTAATGATAGTGAATAATACCTGAGTATTACTGATAGATTACTTAGAGACGGTATAGGTATAAAAGTTCATCGGGTTCACTTCAAAACTAATAAATATAAAAATAACTAATATAAATAAGAGGAATGATCTTGCCAGTGATAAAAGACAGAACGACACTTGAAAAACTGCTGCA containing:
- a CDS encoding cryptochrome/photolyase family protein encodes the protein MVAYVKGEKSGKYSRLAVIPGNCLFSKVDVLKPDDVTLFFMAEDRKLCTSFFYHKHKLVMILSAMRSYRDWLKEQFDFVYFEIGDNDERSYKEKIRSVMEEHGIRDLVTYDPGSKGFESTVSILCQENGYALEFVPSPGFVTTIDDFSEFRGEKDRVLMNNFYIFQRKRSGYLIDEDGKPTGGKWNLDAENRRALPASVPIPDILSTDRTIHTEEVIRLVDDKFPSHPGVSSNFYLPTTRRDALLWLDDFIENRLRYFGPYEDAIKKDDSFLFHSVLSPLLNIGLLIPDEVIDRSLGHYQKNKDSIPLSSIEGFIRQVIGWREFMMGMYHTGDLRGNFFGHHRKMNDKWYSGNVGIGPVDNVIGKVVRNGYCHHIERLMVLGNFMLLCEIDPDEVYRWFMEMFVDSYEWVMVPNVYGMSQFADGGTLSTKPYVSGSAYILRMSDHKRGEWCDIWDALYWRFIDRNRDVLSKNFRMGLMVATYDRMDHERKERLQLIAEKFLSDL
- a CDS encoding radical SAM protein, with translation MRLIGLSDEQGQIRIEFAGCNMKCPYCVHIHQPRKEWTIEDVLEYAGKSTTDDVYLGGAEPTLQKDLLPLIEGLHNQGKRVILKSNGMKPEVLESASPFVHGFVLEIKAPSDDIKGIMELTGMSEERTEKYVKLLTESMIIAKKKWLRIWIRVIPEYVNADTMPKIIPDLEGASEVMLYQFMSNPDFDLPFMGHEGPTPSWREMKELAEMVLEKVPQVRLVGERGKLVLKK
- a CDS encoding methanogenesis marker 2 protein yields the protein MNIEELAADLRNFEGVTRKKPIADIVSIFETVRSEYGEVIDDFGDDAAVIDIGTDDVILFAADAIWGRIVNKSPWWTGYTSVVVNVNDISAMGGRPLAMVNVMASSDLESTEEIMRGIRDGIKKFGVPMVGGHMHPDTPYNSLAVSIIGIAKKDCVIRSDSAEPGDVVIVAYDMDGRVGKNSPYSWDTTSFKEADVVRERFMVMQDIGEKKLVTAGKDISNPGTVGTLGMLCEVSRVGASVDLQKIPMPDGLELAQWLKIYPATGYVVTAKEENADECIGIFEGAGLKAAVIGVINDSQTVDIYDESGKAVVFDLKNDNITGI
- the nifB gene encoding nitrogenase cofactor biosynthesis protein NifB; its protein translation is MENEKDVCEIEVSRDEDVKRVIAQHPCYSKEAQHKFGRIHLAVAPKCNIQCNYCDRKFDCVNESRPGVTSEVLSPEAALEKTKQVLDAYPFIKVVGVAGPGDPLANDETFKTLELIKNEFPDVTLCLSTNGLALPERMDDLLRVGVTTLTVTMNAIDPAIEAQLIGHVLYKGKVYRGLEAAELMVKNQLEGIRMAVEAGLVVKVNTVLVPGINDEHIIEVAKKINELGVYIMNVMPLICQAKFADKTAPTPEECKAVQDRCAPYVQQMRHCRQCRSDAYGLIGQDMSQMSEERRNVIKLDMKKKCSGEKA
- the queD gene encoding 6-carboxytetrahydropterin synthase QueD, whose translation is MMKMRLGVIDHIDSAHYLPGHETCGIVHGHTYRTEVVIEGEKKETGMVMDFYEIKKVIKEVLKEYDHVLLNDILEFPSVENLCEHVHAKLSSRLDFPMSVKMWEGEGKWCEMSTL
- a CDS encoding 7-carboxy-7-deazaguanine synthase QueE, whose translation is MMQASLSEIFCSVQGEGPYVGYRQAFVRFTGCNLNCNYCDTPVEATEVCRFENVPGSNTFQDVANPLSPEKVSEMVNSYKALHSVSLTGGEPLLCADFISALETDAPLYLESNMTLPHMAKKVKDKVSYVSGDVKLLPHSLLDDPDLHLERTIECFRALKTTKDRDCFCKIVVTKETPADDIEGVVGAISGYISSLILQPVTQKEMQPEPGYLLELQGSLLNDVNTRIIPQTHKMWGCL
- a CDS encoding DUF366 family protein, with protein sequence MECIVLDKRTDYDGSQISSLWAYNLADVQSDSIIAFRGGCDVKIEHMIDLEDKKQGDMIFSTDMIHFIIEHFDSTDLKLVYARQRLFTAIVKEVLAEYRTDIVREGDDLFVDGKKLTVSIASTSAVSQKIHFGINVVHNYYGSLEDLGLGSDDVQDLMERIAKRYYNDFIDIEKDLRKSRPLDVI
- the queC gene encoding 7-cyano-7-deazaguanine synthase QueC, which encodes MSAIALLSSGLDSVTAVTMVQQQMEVKMALIFNYGQRSVDREIQNAIKVSEQLGIEYRVLDITWMKEITNTSLVNTDTEVPALSMEEIADDADPSITIESAKAVWVPNRNGILINIAAAFAESMDCECVIVGFNKEEAVTFPDNSAEFITAIDDSLSYSTQNGVKVYAPLIGMDKKEIVAKAMELKAPLEYSWSCYHGADVPCGECESCTRRRRAFEAAGFKDPILERLGE